A genomic stretch from Croceibacterium aestuarii includes:
- a CDS encoding peptidoglycan D,D-transpeptidase FtsI family protein, translating to MRRRVLVTAQLRMLLLGALFLLVACAALLRIAYLGFVQPAPEEHSMAEALLPPRGEITDRNGVALARAFPAYSLWFNPDALSDGGPPLVKPARVVAARLKAIFPDLDTAETVKLLTSGKPGYIRNRILPEEVNKVVAIGELALETPSEEDRQYPQGKLAAHILGYVASDGHGRVGMESFLDKRLLAPSERGHPAALSVDVRVQGALEDELASGMRAVDAVGAAGIVLDVDTGEVLALASLPSFDPNKIDDAGQSNMFNRVTNQVYELGSTFKPLTVAAAIDAGTITDLSRRYSARPIPIGGFTIKDSHDLGATLNVPETLIHSSNVVTAHIVEDLGPDKLKRTMSDLGMDERPYIELPARGFPIWASGKWPLLRAMTVGYGHGIAVTPLHLASAYAALVNGGLWRPATLLKVEPGHAARGRRVFKASTSARMNQLLRMIAVFGTGRKANAEGFRVGGKTGSAEKPGAGGYRHSTLVSTFAAAFPMDKPRYVVIVMLDEPKAVAASSYQRTAAWNAAPIVGKLVPRIGPMLGVLPDASRDIDLSDLRPLVGDGGGE from the coding sequence ATGCGCCGCAGGGTCCTCGTCACCGCACAGCTGCGCATGCTCCTGCTCGGTGCGCTGTTCCTGCTCGTCGCCTGCGCGGCGCTGCTGCGGATCGCCTATCTCGGTTTCGTCCAGCCGGCGCCCGAAGAGCATTCGATGGCCGAGGCCCTGCTGCCGCCGCGGGGCGAAATCACCGACCGCAACGGCGTGGCACTGGCGCGGGCTTTCCCGGCCTATTCGCTGTGGTTCAACCCCGACGCCCTGTCCGACGGCGGCCCGCCGCTGGTCAAGCCGGCGCGCGTGGTGGCGGCGCGGCTCAAGGCCATTTTCCCCGATCTCGACACCGCCGAGACGGTCAAGCTGCTGACCTCGGGCAAGCCCGGCTATATCCGCAACCGCATCCTGCCCGAAGAGGTCAACAAGGTCGTCGCCATCGGCGAGCTGGCGCTCGAGACGCCGTCGGAAGAAGACCGCCAATACCCGCAGGGCAAACTGGCGGCGCACATCCTCGGCTACGTTGCTTCCGACGGTCACGGCCGCGTCGGGATGGAGAGCTTCCTCGACAAGCGGCTGCTGGCACCGTCGGAACGCGGCCATCCAGCCGCCTTGTCGGTCGACGTCAGGGTCCAGGGCGCGCTCGAGGACGAACTGGCTTCCGGCATGCGGGCGGTCGATGCCGTGGGCGCCGCGGGCATCGTGCTCGACGTCGACACCGGCGAAGTCCTCGCGCTCGCCTCGCTGCCTTCGTTCGACCCCAACAAGATCGACGATGCGGGCCAGTCGAACATGTTCAACCGGGTGACCAACCAGGTCTACGAGCTCGGTTCGACCTTCAAGCCCCTGACCGTCGCCGCGGCAATCGATGCGGGGACGATTACCGACCTTTCGCGGCGGTACTCGGCTCGGCCCATTCCGATCGGCGGCTTCACCATCAAGGACAGCCACGACCTCGGCGCGACGCTCAACGTGCCGGAAACGCTGATCCATTCATCGAACGTGGTCACCGCGCACATTGTCGAGGATCTGGGCCCCGACAAGCTCAAGCGGACCATGTCCGACCTCGGCATGGACGAGCGGCCCTACATCGAACTGCCGGCGCGCGGCTTCCCGATCTGGGCGAGCGGCAAGTGGCCGCTCCTGCGGGCGATGACCGTCGGATACGGCCACGGCATTGCCGTCACGCCGCTGCACCTGGCCAGCGCTTATGCGGCGCTGGTCAACGGCGGACTCTGGCGTCCGGCGACGCTGCTCAAGGTCGAGCCCGGCCATGCCGCGCGGGGCCGCCGGGTCTTCAAGGCCAGCACCAGCGCGCGGATGAACCAGCTGCTGCGGATGATCGCGGTCTTCGGGACCGGGCGCAAGGCGAACGCGGAAGGCTTCCGCGTCGGCGGCAAGACCGGCAGCGCGGAAAAGCCAGGCGCGGGCGGCTATCGGCACTCGACTCTGGTTTCGACCTTCGCTGCGGCCTTCCCGATGGACAAGCCGCGCTACGTCGTCATCGTCATGCTCGACGAGCCCAAGGCCGTCGCCGCCAGTTCCTATCAGCGCACCGCCGCCTGGAATGCGGCGCCGATCGTCGGCAAGCTCGTCCCCCGCATCGGGCCGATGCTCGGCGTCTTGCCCGACGCGAGCCGGGACATCGACCTGTCGGACCTCAGACCGCTGGTCGGCGACGGGGGCGGCGAATGA